Proteins encoded by one window of Micromonospora coxensis:
- a CDS encoding BldC family transcriptional regulator gives MASRTHEPEPLLTPAEVASMFRVDPKTVTRWAKAGKLSAIRTLGGHRRYRESEVRALLQGQIPQQRQGD, from the coding sequence ATGGCATCGCGAACGCACGAACCAGAGCCGCTACTCACACCGGCCGAGGTGGCGTCGATGTTCCGTGTCGACCCGAAGACGGTGACCCGGTGGGCCAAGGCGGGGAAGCTCAGCGCGATCCGGACTCTGGGTGGCCACCGTCGGTACCGCGAGTCGGAGGTTCGGGCCCTGCTTCAGGGGCAGATCCCCCAGCAACGCCAGGGAGACTGA
- a CDS encoding PPOX class F420-dependent oxidoreductase → MTELDRLAAEKYVLLTTFRKDGRAVSTPVWAVRDGDALAVWTAADSGKVKRIRRDGAVTLAPCDVRGRPRGSAVPGHAVLCGPEESRRVRDLIKRKYRLIGRLSLLGSRLRRGEAGTIGIRVSVQE, encoded by the coding sequence GTGACCGAGTTGGACCGCCTGGCGGCGGAGAAGTACGTCCTGCTGACGACGTTCCGCAAGGACGGCCGGGCCGTGTCGACGCCGGTCTGGGCGGTGCGGGACGGTGACGCGCTCGCGGTGTGGACGGCGGCCGACTCCGGCAAGGTGAAGCGGATCCGGCGCGACGGCGCGGTGACCCTGGCCCCGTGCGACGTGCGCGGCCGGCCGCGCGGCTCGGCGGTGCCGGGGCACGCGGTGCTCTGCGGCCCGGAGGAGAGCCGCCGGGTGCGTGACCTGATCAAGCGGAAGTACCGGCTGATCGGCCGGCTGAGCCTGCTCGGCAGCCGGCTGCGCCGGGGCGAGGCGGGCACGATCGGGATCCGGGTCAGCGTCCAGGAGTGA
- a CDS encoding class I SAM-dependent methyltransferase, with protein MTAEPRIGDVFGEMLRDAYAVHTGIGPRPLAGGRLPRPVIEIIERDDGLVNGAPAAHYLDGPEHWQPYDHRAVDRARGATLDIGTGGGRIALALQERGVPVTGLDTSLGALRVCRHRGVRDLVPGTVDAHVADGRRYDTFLLLGNNLGLIEGRERAPVLLAALAAMARPGAQVIAHGTDPYGTTDPLHTGYHERNRRRGRLGGQLRLRLRYRELGTDWFDYLVCSATELAELVHGSPWELADVDDRDAPYYLATLRLAG; from the coding sequence GTGACCGCAGAACCCAGGATCGGCGACGTGTTCGGCGAGATGCTGCGCGACGCGTACGCGGTGCACACCGGGATCGGCCCCCGGCCACTGGCGGGCGGACGGCTGCCCCGCCCGGTCATCGAGATCATCGAGCGGGACGACGGACTGGTCAACGGCGCCCCCGCCGCCCACTACCTGGACGGCCCCGAGCACTGGCAGCCGTACGACCACCGGGCCGTGGACCGGGCCCGGGGCGCGACGCTGGACATCGGCACCGGGGGCGGCCGGATCGCGCTGGCGCTCCAGGAGCGGGGCGTACCGGTGACCGGGCTGGACACCTCGCTCGGCGCGCTGCGGGTCTGCCGGCACCGGGGCGTACGCGACCTCGTCCCCGGCACCGTCGACGCACACGTCGCCGACGGCCGCCGGTACGACACGTTCCTGCTGCTCGGCAACAACCTCGGCCTGATCGAGGGGCGGGAGCGGGCCCCCGTCCTCCTCGCCGCGCTGGCCGCCATGGCCCGACCCGGGGCGCAGGTCATCGCGCACGGCACCGACCCGTACGGCACCACCGACCCGCTGCACACCGGCTACCACGAGCGCAACCGGCGGCGCGGCCGGCTCGGCGGCCAGCTCCGGCTGCGGCTGCGCTACCGGGAGCTGGGCACCGACTGGTTCGACTACCTCGTCTGCTCCGCCACCGAACTCGCGGAGCTGGTCCACGGCTCGCCGTGGGAACTGGCCGACGTGGACGACCGGGACGCCCCGTACTACCTGGCCACCCTGCGGCTCGCGGGCTGA
- a CDS encoding Glu/Leu/Phe/Val family dehydrogenase: MGVFASTDDPGSTGHEQVVFCQDKQTGLKAIIGIYSTALGPALGGTRFYPYASEEAALADVLDLSRGMAYKNALAGLDLGGGKAVIWGDPEQIKSEALLRAYGRFVESLAGRYYTACDVGTYVADMDVIARETRYVTGRSVEHGGAGDSSILTAWGVFQGMRAAAEHVWGAPTLAGKRVGVAGLGKVGKYLTKHLLDDGAEVVATDVNPKALEWARTTHPQVELVDDASALVAADIDVYAPCALGGALNDDTVPALRAKVVAGAANNQLAHSGIEKLLADRGILYAPDYVVNAGGVIQVADEIEGFNFDRAKLRATKIYDTTREILRLADDEGVPPAVAADRLAERRMADVGRLRTIHLR, encoded by the coding sequence ATGGGCGTATTCGCCAGCACCGACGACCCGGGATCGACCGGACACGAACAGGTCGTCTTCTGCCAGGACAAGCAGACCGGCCTCAAGGCCATCATCGGCATCTACTCGACCGCGCTGGGCCCCGCGCTCGGCGGCACCCGGTTCTACCCGTACGCCAGCGAGGAGGCCGCGCTGGCCGACGTGCTCGACCTGTCCCGGGGCATGGCGTACAAGAACGCGCTGGCCGGCCTGGACCTGGGCGGCGGCAAGGCGGTCATCTGGGGTGACCCGGAGCAGATCAAGAGCGAGGCGCTGCTGCGCGCGTACGGCCGCTTCGTCGAGTCGCTGGCCGGCCGCTACTACACCGCCTGCGACGTCGGCACCTACGTCGCCGACATGGACGTGATCGCCCGGGAGACGCGCTACGTCACCGGCCGCAGCGTGGAGCACGGCGGCGCCGGCGACTCCTCGATCCTCACCGCCTGGGGCGTGTTCCAGGGCATGCGGGCCGCCGCCGAGCACGTCTGGGGCGCGCCGACGCTGGCCGGCAAGCGGGTCGGCGTGGCCGGCCTGGGCAAGGTCGGCAAGTACCTCACCAAGCACCTGCTCGACGACGGCGCCGAGGTCGTGGCGACCGACGTCAACCCGAAGGCCCTGGAGTGGGCCCGCACCACCCACCCGCAGGTCGAGCTGGTCGACGACGCCTCGGCGCTGGTCGCCGCCGACATCGACGTGTACGCCCCGTGCGCGCTGGGCGGCGCCCTGAACGACGACACCGTGCCGGCGCTGCGCGCCAAGGTGGTCGCCGGGGCGGCGAACAACCAGCTCGCCCACTCGGGCATCGAGAAGCTGCTGGCCGACCGGGGCATCCTCTACGCCCCCGACTACGTGGTGAACGCCGGCGGTGTGATCCAGGTCGCGGACGAGATCGAGGGCTTCAACTTCGACCGGGCCAAGCTGCGGGCCACGAAGATCTACGACACCACCCGGGAGATCCTCCGCCTCGCCGACGACGAGGGCGTGCCGCCGGCGGTGGCGGCCGACCGGCTCGCCGAGCGCCGGATGGCCGATGTGGGCCGGTTGCGCACGATCCACCTGCGCTGA
- a CDS encoding 3-hydroxyacyl-CoA dehydrogenase family protein, with the protein MSGRFVVVGAGTMGLGIAYVAAGAGYAVELVEVDRDRAEAAAARLGELWDRAVARGKLDAGQAAANRDRLTLRAAPAEVAPEPDVVVEAVPERVDLKRAVLAEAEALRPALLGSNTSSIPIAELAEGLARPERFLGLHFFNPVWAMALLEVVVGPATAVATTDAAVALAGRLGKDPVVVRDMPGFATSRLGVTLGLEAIRMVADGVAAPADIDKAMVLGYRHPVGPLELTDLVGLDVRLDIARTLQAAYGDRFAPPPLLVEMVAAGKLGKKSGQGFYTWVDGRRAAGPAAGEGARA; encoded by the coding sequence ATGAGTGGTCGTTTTGTCGTCGTCGGGGCCGGCACGATGGGCCTCGGGATCGCGTACGTCGCCGCCGGTGCCGGCTACGCCGTTGAACTCGTCGAGGTCGACCGGGACCGGGCGGAGGCCGCCGCCGCACGCCTCGGCGAGCTGTGGGACCGGGCCGTGGCACGCGGGAAGCTCGACGCCGGGCAGGCCGCCGCGAACCGGGACCGGCTGACCCTGCGGGCGGCGCCGGCGGAGGTCGCGCCGGAGCCCGACGTGGTCGTCGAGGCGGTGCCGGAGCGGGTGGACCTCAAGCGCGCCGTGCTGGCCGAGGCCGAGGCCCTGCGCCCGGCGCTGCTGGGCAGCAACACCTCCAGCATCCCGATCGCCGAGCTGGCCGAGGGGCTGGCCCGGCCGGAGCGCTTCCTCGGGCTGCACTTCTTCAACCCGGTCTGGGCGATGGCCCTGCTGGAGGTCGTGGTCGGCCCGGCCACCGCCGTGGCCACCACGGACGCGGCCGTCGCGCTCGCCGGCCGGCTGGGCAAGGACCCCGTCGTGGTACGCGACATGCCCGGCTTCGCCACCTCCCGGCTCGGGGTCACCCTCGGCCTGGAGGCGATCCGGATGGTCGCCGACGGGGTGGCCGCCCCCGCCGACATCGACAAGGCGATGGTGCTCGGCTACCGGCACCCGGTCGGCCCGCTGGAACTCACCGACCTGGTCGGGCTCGACGTCCGGCTCGACATCGCGCGCACCCTGCAGGCCGCGTACGGGGACCGGTTCGCCCCGCCGCCGCTGCTGGTCGAGATGGTGGCCGCCGGGAAGCTGGGCAAGAAGTCCGGCCAGGGCTTCTACACCTGGGTGGACGGCCGCCGGGCCGCCGGGCCGGCTGCCGGGGAAGGGGCGCGGGCATGA